A single Triticum dicoccoides isolate Atlit2015 ecotype Zavitan chromosome 2A, WEW_v2.0, whole genome shotgun sequence DNA region contains:
- the LOC119353943 gene encoding probable indole-3-acetic acid-amido synthetase GH3.8, with product MAAMNVSRAIGAALRTPASSPVAEAAAAAKAKDAEKLRFIDEMTCNVDSVQERVLAEILARNVDTEYLKNCGLDGAADRDAFRAKVPVVSYDALQPYIQRIVNGDRSPILSTHPVSEFLTSSGTSAGERKLMPTIKDELDRRQLLYSLLMPVMNLYLSGLDKGKGLYFLFVKSETKTPSGLTARPVLTSYYKSEQFKNRPYDPYHNYTSPTAAILCADAFQSMYAQMVCGLCQRHEVLRVGAVFASGLLRAIRFLQLNWKELAADIEAGALSPRVTDASVREAVAGILRPDPELAQFVRDECCNDDWAGIVRRIWPNTKYLDVIVTGAMAQYIGTLKYYSGDLPMACTMYASSECYFGLNLRPLCDPSEVSYTIMPNMGYFEFLPVDSATGAASCVDAGNLVDLARVEAGREYELVITTYAGLNRYRVGDVLRVTGFHNAAPQFQFVRRKNVLLSIESDKTDEAELQRAVERASALLRPHGASVAEYTSQACTKSIPGHYVIYWELLTTGAGAATAVDKGTLDACCLEMEEALNTVYRQSRVADGSIGPLEIRVVRAGTFEELMDYAISRGASINQYKAPRCVTFPPIIELLDSRVVSSHFSPALPHWTPARRSD from the exons ATGGCGGCGATGAATGTGTCGAGGGCCATCGGCGCGGCGCTCCGGACCCCGGCCTCGTcaccggtggcggaggcggcggccgcggcgaAAGCCAAGGACGCCGAGAAGCTGCGCTTCATCGACGAGATGACCTGCAACGTCGACTCCGTGCAGGAGCGCGTCCTCGCCGAGATCCTCGCCCGGAACGTCGACACGGAGTACCTCAAGAACTGCGGCCTCGACGGCGCCGCCGACCGCGACGCCTTCCGGGCCAAGGTGCCGGTCGTGTCCTACGACGCTCTGCAGCCCTACATCCAGCGCATTGTCAACGGGGACCGGTCGCCGATCCTGTCCACGCACCCCGTCTCCGAGTTCCTCACCAGCTCCGGCACGTCGGCCGGCGAGCGCAAGCTCATGCCCACCATCAAGGACGAGCTCGACCGCCGCCAGCTCCTCTACAGCCTCCTGATGCCGGTCATGAACCT ATATCTGTCCGGGCTCGACAAGGGGAAGGGCCTCTACTTCCTGTTCGTCAAGTCGGAGACCAAGACCCCGAGCGGCCTGACGGCGCGGCCGGTGCTCACCAGCTACTACAAGAGCGAGCAGTTCAAGAACCGCCCCTACGACCCCTACCACAACTACACCAGCCCGACGGCGGCCATCCTCTGCGCCGACGCCTTCCAGAGCATGTATGCTCAGATGGTGTGCGGGCTCTGCCAGCGCCACGAGGTGCTCCGCGTCGGCGCCGTGTTCGCCTCCGGCCTCCTGCGCGCGATCCGCTTCCTCCAGCTCAACTGgaaggagctcgccgccgacatcGAGGCCGGCGCGCTCAGCCCACGCGTCACCGACGCGTCCGTGCGCGAGGCGGTCGCGGGCATCCTCCGGCCGGACCCCGAGCTCGCCCAGTTCGTCCGGGACGAGTGCTGCAACGACGACTGGGCCGGCATCGTCAGGCGCATTTGGCCCAACACCAAGTACCTCGACGTCATCGTCACCGGCGCCATGGCGCAGTACATCGGCACCCTCAAGTACTACAGCGGCGACCTGCCCATGGCGTGCACCATGTACGCGTCGTCGGAGTGCTACTTCGGGCTCAACCTCCGCCCGCTCTGCGACCCTTCGGAGGTGTCCTACACCATCATGCCCAACATGGGGTACTTCGAGTTCCTCCCCGTGGACTCGGCGACCGGCGCGGCGTCGTGCGTGGACGCGGGCAACCTGGTGGACCTTGCCCGCGTGGAGGCCGGGCGGGAGTACGAGCTGGTGATCACCACCTACGCCGGGCTGAACCGGTACCGCGTCGGCGACGTGCTCCGCGTGACGGGGTTCCACAACGCGGCGCCGCAGTTCCAGTTCGTCCGCCGCAAGAACGTGCTGCTGTCCATCGAGTCCGACAAGACCGACGAGGCGGAGCTGCAGCGCGCCGTGGAGCGCGCGTCGGCGCTTCTCCGCCCGCACGGCGCGTCCGTGGCGGAGTACACCAGCCAGGCGTGCACCAAGAGCATCCCGGGCCACTACGTGATCTACTGGGAGCTGCTGACGACGGGCGCCGGCGCGGCGACGGCGGTGGACAAGGGCACGCTCGACGCCTGCTGCCTGGAGATGGAGGAGGCGCTGAACACGGTGTACAGGCAGAGCAGGGTGGCGGACGGCTCCATCGGGCCGCTCGAGATCCGGGTCGTCCGGGCCGGCACGTTCGAGGAGCTCATGGACTACGCCATCTCCCGGGGCGCCAGCATCAACCAGTACAAGGCCCCGCGCTGCGTGACGTTCCCGCCGATCATCGAGCTGCTGGACTCGCGCGTGGTGTCCAGCCACTTCAGCCCCGCGCTGCCGCACTGGACCCCGGCCCGGCGCTCCGACTAG